caaagttacaaaattcgagaggtgcacgacatcGTGAAGCGAcagcgcatgggcggagccaccgcgattacatcgtTTTCAGCGAgcggaccctcacgccggtcgcgacgtgtcaagtataaagctgtgaagttctcaacagttggcaatattgttactgcacaaaggagctttcccactcctcaacatgttgatcagctccttttcttgcaaaaaaatttgacaatctccaagatgtcagaaagcaTGCACACGAAGTCATGaagtttttggaccttaatggttacatgttgagaaaaaaaaaaaaaacttaatttgcactttaaaaggctgttcaaaaccgctttcaatgccttttctggtaaaggagctatgtggaagtgtgtgcattaactgatattaaaaaaaagaatgtaactgttgtccacagtataaacactaataacttaatacattttaataaagtttgagtgttccttgtacCATTACaatatttcacattcaaactacactttttatagTAACTAAAatttccctacaagaatcgattttgaattgaatcaaaaatcgaattgaatcaggaccttgtgaatcggaatcgaattgaactgggaaatcagtggtgatacccacccctagcCATCGTGCAAGCTAAGTGCttctaaaatgttttataatgtCAAAAAGCTTACCACCGTCACATCTTGTAGTATAATtacaatttaatattttgtccacATTGTGCAGTTTTACATGGTGCTCACATAAGGTGTTTTCCTCCTGGAGATATGAAACAGCTAAACATGCTGAATAGCACTGGGTGTGTCACGGGGATCTTGTGCTGCTTCAGACATTGCTAACTGCTGCAAAGGAGGTAAGATGAAACAAGATCActatggcttttttttttttttacaaggacatacagttgtgatcaaatttattcaacccccaatgctgcgaagggttttatggaattcagtgcacatttgtaattgtgttcataatgaaatcttacaaggacttgttaaagaactaaatgcaactaagatagcatcaattttttttgtcaaagtattaaatggcctttttgtgatttcttcattgacacaattattcaacccctttacgactaccactcctaagaacagaggttcattccagtgttttccatcaggtattgaaaacatctgtggatgtcaacgagcagcaatcaagcatgataagcaccaattaggcagatttaaaaggactgtgatactcagctccttctagacatctactggtgtgtttccaagcatggtgaaggcaagagaatggtcccagaagacaagagaagaggttattgctcttcacaagaatggcaatggatataaaaagattgcgaagttgttaaatattacaagagacactatcggaagtatcattcgcaagttcaagttaaagggcacagtggaaacgttacctggtcgtggcagaaagaagatcctgaccgcgactgctgtgcgctacctgaagcgtaatgtggagaaaaatccccgcgtgactgctaaggaactgaaaaaagacctgtcagatgtgggcactgaagtttcagctcagacaataaggcgcgcactgcataacgaagacctccatgccagaacgcccagacgcacccccttgctgactccaaagaacaagaaaagtcgactgcagtatgccaaaagtcatgtggacaagccacaaaggttttgggacagtgtactgtggtcagatgaaactaaattagaactgtttggagaaggaagaaccaggcttatgaacaaaagaacaccttgcctactgtgaagcatggcggggggtcaattatgctttggggctgttttgcttctaatggtacaggaaagcttcaacgtgtgcagggtaccatgaattcccttcagtaccaggagatcttggaggaaaatgtgatggagtcagtcacaaacctgcggcttgggagacgttggaccttccaacaggacaatgatccgaagcacacatccaagtccactagagcatggttgaacatgaaaggctggaacattctagagtggccatcgcaatcaccagacttaaatccaattgagaacctctggtgggacctaaagaaggcagttgcagtgcgcaagtctaagaatgtgactgaactggaggcttttgcccatgaagaatgggctaagatacccataggtcgctgcaagacacttgtcaagctatgcttcacgcttgaaagctgtcataactggaaaaggatgttgtactaagtactaaaaaattatgtcactagggggttgaataaaactgataatgatgtgagcacagtaaagacatttgtggttattccatcataaatattatgttatgtttgtctaatttataagtgcctcttagatataattgtaaataagatgactgaaatgatcaaaatcaatgtcaaactggccaaaacactttatttcagtgggggttgaataaatttgatcacaactgtatttggCAAGTACAGTTATTGTATTCTGCCACTAGTGGTAATAAAGCTTTAGAGTTTCTCCCTGCAGTTTTATACAGCGCCTACGTTTTAAAAAGATCCCGTCAGCTGTGGTCTGCTCTGCCGTTCTAAACGGTTATTACGTTTGATGTTCAAAGGTCCTGGTCTTCAGGGGAAGAAAACGGACACATTATATCACTCTTCATGTGCCGCCCTTTCAAAGTCATCCGTGTCTATGATCTCCTCAAACTTTCAGCTTTGATGTGGGTGGAAAATGTAagaattatatattttatacgaGTGTGAATCCCCTTTCCTTGCCATTTAAATGATGAAGTCGGGGTGGTAATGACTGATTAATATTAACTCATTGATCAATTTGATTGCTGACCTCCAAGAGCAGGAGTAGCAACACCAGAATCCCAGTGGTGTTCATCACCCCCCCGTAGTAGGACGCCAGGGCCTCTCTGCAGCCCCTGGTCCAGATGTTCATCTCCTCAGTGCGATGATCGTAGTCATAGTGGGCGGAGTTATTGTTGAGGTGGTGCTGGATGCAGGGCCGTGGGGAGGCGGGGTTACAGCAGCTGAAAGGAACGCTGTCCATCAGGTACCTCCCCTCCACGTTACTCCGGATACGACTGGGAGGAACACAACAAACGGCTCTATGAAACGCTTCTTCGAGAGTGCAACATTAATATGAGTCATGAGTCACAGATGATGGTTACGCCTTTACGAGTGGATACGAGTGGTCACACCTTTACCACGGGACACTTATTGTGAAGTAATTGGAATTCTAAACATGTTTATATCAGAATATTTTGCTTACCGTTATGAGTAATGCCCTCAGTCGGGTGGTAATGATGCTGTTTGAACTCTTATCAAAACAATTAGATATTCATCAATGAATTTAAAGGCTTATGCTAACATGCTAGCAATGACATTTAGGCCCAATCCATTTTCCTACCCCTTTGAGTGTCTCCTTACCCCATAGAACTAAGTAACAAGGGATAGTGGTTAATCTTCCTTTGTGAACCCTCAGTAACCTGCTATGTGATCAGTAGTCCTATGGCATTTACATAAACATTTGAGGCGGGTTTTTGCATGACATTTGCAATATGCTAATATGAAACCTCCGCTGCGTTTGTGGACCTTACATGGCTGAAGGCTTTTGCTTCTGTTGACATTCTTAACTTCACCAATAAAAAAATGCTGCTTCATTACCAGCAACTTGTGCTCCGTAGGCAACCCTGGCAATCTGGATTGATGATATACAGGAGCGGTAAATATTAGCAGTCTCGCTGCCACGTTTAAATTTGGGGTGATTTAAAATTTTAGTTTTTATGCTTGATGAAGAAAATCCTCAATATATTGAAACATTAATACAATAGTcaattattatttgtttattaacaGAATACTTAAATTTTTGTATTATTTGAAATTACATTGAAACAACATTTAAGAGAATACAGTAGTTAACAATTTCTGTCTTTTATATTTGTGAATTTCTTGATCACTTGCACAGCCATCTTGCTGGTGATTCACAAGGCATTCTAAGAAACCAGTAACACACTGTTGAGAGTGTATGAACCTCATGATCATGTAGTAATAACACTTCACCCTACCCAACAGGAGTCTCTGCACCCTGCCCCTAACCGTGAACACACAGAGTATGTGCGGTAGGGTTAAGGGGTTAAATGGGATTGATCCTTCATCATCAGTGAAATTTGCCATTCATCAAAGAGGTTTGTTGCATAAAATACATTTGCTTGAACTGAACTGCATCGTTGTTCGTTACAGAAACGGGTCAGGAGCAGGTTAGTGGGAGTGTAATAAAAGTAGCTCATCAGATCAGCGCTTTATAAGCTGTGAAGGACATGGAATGAAATCCAGGCAGATTATCTTCTTGTGCGGTCTTGGCGTGTGAACCTGATCCTCaactcattctctttctctaccTGTTTTTTCCTTGACAATCTTTTAAATAAAATCATAAAGCATTCACTCTAATTGCAGAGATACTTCTCTCAACGGCTCAACTTTTGAGCTTGAAGGAATTTTCACACACTGGTTTAATTGACCAAAATTTAGTTTAGTCGCAAATACCTACAACCTACATCCTACATTTAATCACTATGAATCATTTTCTATACCACTGTTCTGCCTCATGTTATAGTAGTAAAAATGTTTAATGGTTTAATGGTAAAAAAATAATGGCTTTCCATTATCATAATGAATTGAGGGGAAAACTGGCCACTTACGCTTTGACCTCTTCGTTGCTGAAGTCGAGGTAGCGATTGCTAACCCACTGGATCTCGAACCAGTCCCTAAAGTTGTTGTTACCGCAGCAGCGGAACTCGATCTGGGTCATGTCCAGCGTTCTCTTCATGAAGCACCGGCCCGGCATGTCCGTGTCCTTGTAGTATTTCATCCCGTTTTTCAGTCCTTCGGCCAGAGCGAAGCGCAGAGACACTTGCACCAGGAAGCACAGCAGAGCCCCGACGAACAGGAAGCCGCAGAAGTTGATGCAGCCGCACAGGTAGATCTTCACAGCGGGCTTCCACCTGGCAAACTTGGCCGAGTCCAGTGAATCATGGCACATCTTGCCTCCAAAGGCATTGATGGTGCAAGTGGCCAGACCTAACAGGATGAGGAAGTTGGGCACGAAATGGCTCTCACTGTTGTCCATCATGTCAGTCCTCTTGCGAAGCTCGATTTTGAAGAACAGACCCATGCTAAAGATGAGTACCCCCGCCCAAGACAGAAAGCCAGTACAGGAGCCACAGACCCTGGGCTAGCTTCACTCGCTTGGCCGGGGTAAATTTTATAAGCATCACCACCATGCTTCCTTCCCTGGTTTGCTACTCGTCACTTACAGTGTCTTCGGCGTACTTCTGGTGAGCTCTATGGTTTCGGTTTGGCCTGTTACCAGAGCTTTCTATTAAGGTGTGACGAATATAAACATTTAGTTCACAAGCTTAGTTTTAAACTCTGTTCCAGAAAGGCACTACAGAGAGTGTTTCTTCAAAATGTTCCTTCTCCTTGTCTTTTCTGACAGTCCGTGACTCAAGAAGGCCCATGATGTTAGCAAACAGTAGCTTCTGTCTTTTTGAATTTTGCATAAATTGGCCAAAATGTAAGAGACCGATGGAGAGGGGCAGTATGACTTTTCCTGGTGGTTCCTTTTCGTGTAaaagaaggtggaggaggaggagagcctcCTCTACGTCACGCTAAACCCCAATAATGAGCCTTGATCCCATTTTGTGCAGATGAGGACTGGGTTGTAATCCCTTGTTGAACCGGGTAATCGGTTAGTTGCCTTTGCTCTAAGTTCCTCCTGCTGGAGGACAATTTGGAGGGAGGATTACCCTAATGAACCAGTGAACCTGCAGGACAGGTGTGCAGCTCAGGCCgagtggtgaggtgagggggaggtagTTCAGTTAGGTTACAATAAAATGGTCTTAACCTGAAGGCAGAATAATACAGTGGTGACGAATAATACAGTGAATTATTACTACCTGACCTGGTTAGATTATCACCATCGAGTTACTTATCACTTTATGAAATTCCATAATTATTAGCAAGGTTGAACATATTCATATTGTTTGATAGTACTCATACTTGCCACTGATCCATCTCAACCACTGTGTAGCTAACCTAATCTGAATCATGTTAGACCTAtcaataattatataattatatattatactgtatatataaattaagttatatattatatatattaaatcAGTGCCTTATGGTGTGATTTTTACCATTTTCAAGTTTTTGTTTAAAAACGTGAGATGGTTTCGTTATGATAAGGTCTGCAGAGAAGACCGTTGGTGTTAAGCTGGTCATACTGCTGGATCTACACACCTCCAGAATCAGAGGTGTGGAGAAGACCACTCTTTAGCCAGGTGAGGACCGTGACAACCCGGCCATAGAGGCTTTCCATGTGACATCAAACTTATGAACAGCTGAACATCCCAATGCACACCACTTCCTGTAATGCTCATAATTACACACATTAACATTCCGTCACACTCCGTCTTATCTGCctcagtatttatttattcctCATTCTACAACCACTGCCCTTAGCCCTTTTAATAATTTAAGCTGGACACACACGTAAGGATTACACGTAGTACTGAGAATAAGCCACTGCAGGGGGAGTTACTGTAACCAAGAACAAATTCCTTGCACGTGTGAGCACACTTGGCATTTAAaccctcgttctgattttgacaGTGTTGGTTTTGTATGGGAGCCACGTCACCCTTATAATTCGCTCACTGTGGTCATGCGTGATACAGTTAAAGGGAGAAAGGGCGCGTTCTGCTCTCTCTGTTTACAGGGACAGCTGGACGTGTTTTACACGAGGGGTTTTTACTGTAGAGACACTGATAGCAAAATCAACAACCACAAATAAAAGCCTAGAAGCACGTTACTCCTTCATTTGGCCGTGTGTGAACGTTGGAGAGCTTTTACTCGGCTGTGGACGTTCTGAGGACTTTTTATTGCATATCCGCATATCTGTCTCTCGGATCTAAAGCGAGAGTTTTACCCAGCAGCCTCCACAACCACTTTGAGCTTTAATTTGTTGCTCAATGTCACGGTGCTCTCAAATATTCTTTGTTCATGAAGGATTTGTTTTCCTCCAGCAGCCAAACACATTATGAAAGGCTTCTCATTAAAACGTGGGAGTGCTGAGCAAACCAAACCGAGACTAGCAGTGAATTCTGCTGACATCTTGTGGTAAGCTGAGGTCCAGATCGAGCTCTGACGCCAGTCCAGCCTTGAGCTAGGCGTACTGTAAAGAATGTAAAGCCAGAAACAACCTCTCGCAAATGTGTGCCCCAGGACCGCTGAGCCTCGAATAACCTCTGAGGAAAAGCCACAGTCATTTTTCCTATTTGTTAAACCCATAGGGTAAACAACCCAATGAAGAGACACCCTGCGTCTCTGTTTCGGCGGGACATATGAGGTTCGAATTCCGCTGGACGGAAATGAACGTTTGCTCGGAGTGGCTACCTGGTGAGCAGGTCATACCTTACAGGATATGCGTCTTACCCGGGCGGATCAACACGGACCCTTcgtgttgtctgtgtgtaatTAGCTACACGACTTGGATTCGCattcacttcaaagagccgcAG
The nucleotide sequence above comes from Brachyhypopomus gauderio isolate BG-103 unplaced genomic scaffold, BGAUD_0.2 sc43, whole genome shotgun sequence. Encoded proteins:
- the prph2b gene encoding LOW QUALITY PROTEIN: peripherin-2b (The sequence of the model RefSeq protein was modified relative to this genomic sequence to represent the inferred CDS: deleted 1 base in 1 codon) — encoded protein: MVVMLIKFTPAKRVKLAQGLWLLYWLSVLAGVLIFSMGLFFKIELRKRTDMMDNSESHFVPNFLILLGLATCTINAFGGKMCHDSLDSAKFARWKPAVKIYLCGCINFCGFLFVGALLCFLVQVSLRFALAEGLKNGMKYYKDTDMPGRCFMKRTLDMTQIEFRCCGNNNFRDWFEIQWVSNRYLDFSNEEVKARIRSNVEGRYLMDSVPFSCCNPASPRPCIQHHLNNNSAHYDYDHRTEEMNIWTRGCREALASYYGGVMNTTGILVLLLLLLEAADTVGMRYLTTALDTLTNPEDPESESEGWLLARTVKENASDVMQKMKLFSRGNQVQGAGEGAETVASAS